In the Limnothrix sp. FACHB-406 genome, ACACACAGGCTCTCAAAGCAATTTTGCTGATCGGCACAGGTAACGCGGCCGGGAAGTCGCTGTTGGCTTCGGCGCTCGGTCGGCTGCTGTATCGACGGGGCCTGAAGGTGGCTCCCTTCCAAGCCCAAAGCACCTCCTCGATGCTCTACACCACCAACCAAGGGGAACAAATCGCCTATTTCCAGGCGGTGCAAGCCTGGGCGGCCCGCACGGAACCCCAAGCGGATTTCAATCCCCGCTGTTCCGGTGATCAGTCTCCGGAACGGGTCTGGGCGGTGCTCAAACAATCCCTTGAGCGGTTAACTCAGGCCTTTGATGTGTTGGTGGCCGATGGGGTGGGCAGCCCGGCCGATGCGTATTTGACGGGGCAGGATGTTTGTAACTTGCACTTGGCGCAAACCCTGAATGCGCCTGTGGTGTTGGTGGTGGATGCCGATCGGGGGGGCTGGTTGGCCAGCGCGATCGGGACGTTGGAGCTGATGGATCCAACCGAAAAAGCATTGGTACGGGCAATCATCATCAACAAATATCGGGGCAATCCCGATCGGCTCAAGCCCGGTCGCGATTGGTTGGAACAGCGCACCGGAATTCCCGTGGTGGGAGTCATGCCCTGGCTCCAGAACCTTTTCCCTTCGCCCGAGTCGATCGACCTGTTTGCTCGCCGTCGTCGTCAATCGGACATTGAAACCACGATCGCCGCCGTACGCTTGCCCCACATCGCCAGCTTCAGCGATCTGGATCCGCTGTCGGCCGAGCCAACGGTTTCCCTTCGCTACATTGATTTGGGTCAAGAATTGGGCTATCCCGACGCGGTGGTTTTGCCGCGATCGAACAACC is a window encoding:
- a CDS encoding cobyric acid synthase encodes the protein MDTQALKAILLIGTGNAAGKSLLASALGRLLYRRGLKVAPFQAQSTSSMLYTTNQGEQIAYFQAVQAWAARTEPQADFNPRCSGDQSPERVWAVLKQSLERLTQAFDVLVADGVGSPADAYLTGQDVCNLHLAQTLNAPVVLVVDADRGGWLASAIGTLELMDPTEKALVRAIIINKYRGNPDRLKPGRDWLEQRTGIPVVGVMPWLQNLFPSPESIDLFARRRRQSDIETTIAAVRLPHIASFSDLDPLSAEPTVSLRYIDLGQELGYPDAVVLPRSNNLAEDLQALHQSGFAEDLQQYAIAGGTILGIGEGFQMLGRQVVQLQGLDTASQELMGLDLLPISSITTGDWIDRERQATSNYPQAGLPVTSREFRQSYTQILDSQSVQSLFDDAKLGVVSSSQLVWGTYLTDIFDSSPWRRAWLNRLRHQRGLSSLPTGIPDYREHRDMLLDSLADDVAVNINLDRLWAAIGLHFK